The Phoenix dactylifera cultivar Barhee BC4 unplaced genomic scaffold, palm_55x_up_171113_PBpolish2nd_filt_p 001002F, whole genome shotgun sequence genome segment AACCCTGAACCGAATGCAATCTGCCATGTCCGATTGCCCTTCTTGATTCTTCCTTTAGCTTCAGTGTAGGCGAGCTCGTACCACAACGAACTGCTCGACGTGTTTCCGAACCGATACAATGTCATCCTTGAAGGCTCCATATGCCACTCACTCAGCTGCAAGTTCTTTTCCAACTCTTCCAACACTGCTCTCCCGCCGGCATGAATGCAGAAATGCTCGAATGCCAGCTTGAAGTCTGGAATGTAAGGCTTGAGCTTCATCTTGAAGATCTTTTTCCCGACCAGTGTGAAGAGGAAAAGGAGTTGCTCCGACATCGGAAGGACTAATGGCCCGAGGGTGGTGATGTTGGTCTTCAGAGCTTCGCCTGCCACTGCCATGAGGTCTTTCGAGAGGGCGACGCCGGTTGTGCCGCTGCTGTCTTCCTCTTGGAAGACACAGTTGTAAGCGCGGTCATCCGCACCCTTATGAGTGCGGACAGTGTGGATGAGTTGGTACTTGGAGCGGTGGCGGTCGGAGCGGCGGTTGGTGAGGAGGATGGCAGCGCCGCCCATGCGGAAGAGGCAGTTGGAGAGTAGCATGGAGCGGTTGTTGCCAAGGTACCAGTTCAGCGTGATGTTCTCCATGCTGACAACCAAGGCATAGGAGTTGCGTTGCACCTACAGTAGTATCACTCCACAAATCAAATTGTTTTGATCAACCAAGGACTCAGATGATGCGAGGTTCATGACTTggttcttatttgatatttttcaaTGAAGGTGGAAATTCTCAAAGATCAATGGTGGATAGGATTTGTGAGATTGAGGTGAAAACTAGAAACCATATTGTTTCTCAATAATTTAAAGGGAAGAAAAGCATTACTCAGTCTTGCATGCGATCCCATGTAGAGGAACTCTTTCAGCTACAGTTTTTAAGTACATATGATTTTGAAATGTATTAGTTTCTATCTTAAAATATTATTCTATTTAATTGCTATCACATAGATACTGCTGTTAGCAGGTGACAGTATGATAAGAGACCATAATGGTACACTTTTCTGCAGAGCATATGGTCCAACCTACCTTAGGCTTTCCTTTCATACATGTGAAATGATATCGAAGAGTGCTTATGATTTTAACTCTCATAGGATGATCCTTCACTCAAAAGAAAGGGATAATATTGGGGTATTGTCCAAACATTATGGGCTCCACTATTAGCTTGGTCATTTTCTGAACAAAAAGTTAAGTCCGGGATGTCTTAATTGCTATTGGAAGCATTTGAGCTAGAGAATGTTAGAGAGAGCTCCATTTTGAACCATGATTCAAATGTTAGCTGGTTCTTTCTAAAGCCTGAGGGGCAATCTCTGTTGGCAGTTGTTAAGTAGCTCCAATCAAATCTTTTCTAGAGAATATGACCCTATGAACAAGTTTGAAGATTATGTTTTTGAATTCTAGCTTAGAGTTGATTTCAAAACATTTTGAGTGGCAATTTagcttcatgatttttttttaatttttattttgtaaaaactataatatctttcaaaaagaaaaataaacaagCCTAGAAACATAATTATTACAGTGTTATTAATATAAAGAGTACTGCTACACCCTGGTGTTTTATTAGAATTTGCAAACCAGTGGTTAAAGTCACTAGCTGTTGAGTATCGGTGACCGAGAGTTGAATCTTGCCATCATACCTCaataaaaatagaataaaatagAGATTACTTATCTTTTTCCTTCCATAAAGGAACCGCAGCTATCTGATTGCCTATACCTGGTCTCTAACACTATTGTATGAGAATCTTTATTCTTTAGTGCATGACCAAAAAAGATATGATGTAAGTAAGCTGATCTTATCAAGCTAAACTTATTTTGAAGTTGAGCTGAGCTCGAGCAAACTCATTTAGTTTTGATATGAATGATAGAGTTTGGAGTGCATTAAGTTCTATTTGGTTGGTGATCCAATGGTGAATTCCTGCGAAGGATgatgaatttttctttcatgtgAAAAATACATTcccgatatatatatatatatatatatatatatatatatatatatatatatatatatatatatatatatatagagagagagagagagagagagagagagagagagagagagagagagagagagagagtatataCATAATTACAATCATAACTTAGCTTGTCCGTCAAAAAGCGATCTAACGGTGGATTCCTACAAAGAAAGGTGAATCTTTCTTTCGCACCCAAGATACCTCCAGAACCTGGCCAGATATAGGATAGtctatgtttttttattttttaattattatttttagggATAGGATAAATACACCGTTGCAACCATAACTTGGCCCGTCCGACCTAATTTAACGCCTAAAAAACTGATACGTTACCGCTCAACCACCCTCACCCACCCTTTGCATGAGTCGATGCGGCTGAAAGGGACCTACCACAGCCAAAGGGAACCCACGCCCACAAGATGATATCATCTTATAAATACTACCAAGTATaacaataaaataatatgaTGGGCCCCAAACATGTTACATATAAAAAACCATGTTCATGCTATATGGCTTGAGAGAATACTGGTGCGATTAATGGTGAGGTTGAGTGAAGCACCAATTCTCACTTGACATGTGGTATTGGACCTTTCATTTGGGACCATGCATGGTTGGGCCtcaattttttttgttcatAACAAAAATTATCATAAATAGACTCATGCATACCTTTTGTTTTGTCCTTGTTGCAAGCTAGATATGTAACTTGTTATTAGAAATAAGAGACAGAGAGTTCAGctatcattaaaaataaaaacaaagtgCAGTTCTATTAATTCTCATAAAAGAGGTTACTGTTTTGCTAACCTGGAGGAGTTGCTTGGCAAGGTCTATGGAAATAAGTCCTGCACTGCAGCCCATGCCACCGAGGTTGTAGCTGATGATATTCCCTCTGAGCTTGTAGTGGTTCACCACCATGGCCGAGAGCGACGGCGTTGGATTGAAGAGGCTGCAGTTCACCACCAGGATCCCGATGTCCTTCGCCTTCACCTTCGTCTTCTCCAGCAGCTCGTCGATGGCCCCGAACATCACCATCTCTGCCTCCTTCCTCGCCTCTGCCATGCATGGGTTCGGCGGCACGTTCAATACTGCATCCGGGAAGTATGTGGACTGTCCAAGACCTGATCGCTCCAGAATTTTCTTCTGAAATGCGAGGTTCTCCTCGGTGAAGACCCCCGCTTGCGCCGACCGCTCCATGAAGAGCTCGCGGGTGCACTTGCGAGCGTCGTCGGGCTTGTAGCATGAGAAGTCGACGAGGTAGACCGGACGAGGCCGTGTCATGAAGTAGAGGGTGGCGAGAGAGGCAGTAAGGGTTAGGCCGAGGAGAGTGGCGACCAGGTTGAAGCGCAGGTGATTCCAGAGCAGGTGCAGGTCACCGACGGTGAGGCTGGAGAGGTGCGTCAAGACGACGGCCAAGATGGGGATTAGGAGAAGGTACATGGCATTGGAGATTAGATAGTGGTATCCCAGCTTCACATACTTGAGCTTTACGGATTGGAGAAAGTTAGGAAGTTTATGCTTCCTATCAGGACTAGTTTGGACTGAAGTTCCGTTACCTTCTGAACTATCCATCCTTAGTGACATGATCGATAAGGATGGAGGGTTAACTATAGACAACTCAACTTAATTAATTTGTGAACTAAAAGAATACTAAGATGAAATCCTCTAATTAAGCAAAAGAAACGGAAGCAAAATCAATATATCTTATGAGAACTTGTCATGTAAGAAGATTGTTACGACTCAGCTTTCCAACGTTGCGAACAAGCTAAAGGAGATAAAGGTGAGAGAGCTTCTAAGAATTTGTTAAGATCTATGCAGCTAGCTAGAATGGAGGTATGAGATGAGGAAAGAAAGTTAAGGAAACAGAAAAAGACTTCCAAGACTAGGAGGAACTGAGATAGGAAAAATGGATTGGAATTGGTTTGTGTTCAAAGAATGGAGAGTCGTGGAGTTTTAAAAGGcatgagagagagtgagagaagagagagaggggggagagagagagagagagagaggatgcaACCAGCCAACCACCT includes the following:
- the LOC103711618 gene encoding 3-ketoacyl-CoA synthase 11-like, which codes for MSLRMDSSEGNGTSVQTSPDRKHKLPNFLQSVKLKYVKLGYHYLISNAMYLLLIPILAVVLTHLSSLTVGDLHLLWNHLRFNLVATLLGLTLTASLATLYFMTRPRPVYLVDFSCYKPDDARKCTRELFMERSAQAGVFTEENLAFQKKILERSGLGQSTYFPDAVLNVPPNPCMAEARKEAEMVMFGAIDELLEKTKVKAKDIGILVVNCSLFNPTPSLSAMVVNHYKLRGNIISYNLGGMGCSAGLISIDLAKQLLQVQRNSYALVVSMENITLNWYLGNNRSMLLSNCLFRMGGAAILLTNRRSDRHRSKYQLIHTVRTHKGADDRAYNCVFQEEDSSGTTGVALSKDLMAVAGEALKTNITTLGPLVLPMSEQLLFLFTLVGKKIFKMKLKPYIPDFKLAFEHFCIHAGGRAVLEELEKNLQLSEWHMEPSRMTLYRFGNTSSSSLWYELAYTEAKGRIKKGNRTWQIAFGSGFKCNSAVWRALKTINPAKEKNPWMEEIHHFPVPVPKVETIKT